In Rhea pennata isolate bPtePen1 chromosome 8, bPtePen1.pri, whole genome shotgun sequence, one genomic interval encodes:
- the LOC134143734 gene encoding ATPase family AAA domain-containing protein 2-like, with protein MTAIAGSEHLGMCLPQNSGGKGFERNGKNPKKTGTDVADPVDPVQIDGSVRFDGVGGLSDHISALKEMVIFPLLYPEFFERFKLRPPRGCLFYGPPGTGKTLVARALANECSQGDRRISFFMRKGADCLSEWVGESECQLRLLFEQAYKMRPSIIFFDEIDGLAPVRSSRQDQIHSSLVTTLLALMDGLESRGEIVVIGATNRLDSLDPALRRPGRFDREFLFALPNKEARKEILKIHTRAWSPKPLDAFLEELAEKCVGYCGADIQSLCAEAALCALRRHYPRIYTSRQKLQIDIAAIEVAARDFAEALRKIAPASQRAVASPAQPLSAVCKPLLQRTLERLLKALQRVFPQAALALKKDQQPDGANPILGNGCMYSHEVSPSGFAEELFHQTASPQKETFLHLNRDAYCQPTCYRPRFLIAGEPGCGQSSHLAPAVIHALEEFAAYTLDLPALFVSSTSPEERCAQLIREAQRTAPSILYVPRIHVWWEAAGVTLRATFTTLLENIPAYAPVLLLATSDVCHAELAQEVRDLFSEAYGEVFHVQLPDEEEGRKFFEDLLLNQAAQPAASKRKAACQEHGVQPAASPPEPRLPAEEQMKQFEEQAEETLPAGPLPSHTPFPSAVSSRKRRSNASPSVSVAEKRRRFPSSEENETHVCLRQLLSAAAGIIKKFSIFHREKLHVMLSQCIYRHRQDDDKTQLIEEMKKEIGTFLGAN; from the exons ATGACGGCTATTGCTGGGTCTGAGCACTTAGGGAT GTGTCTTCCCCAGAACTCTGGGGGAAAGGGATTTGAGAGAAATGGCAAGAATCCAAAGAAAACTGGAACAGATGTGGCTGATCCAGTCGATCCAGTGCAAATAGATGGCTCA GTGCGGTTTGATGGCGTGGGGGGTCTCTCTGACcacatttcagctttgaaagagATGGTCATTTTCCCGTTACTTTATCCGGAGTTCTTTGAGAGATTCAAACTGCGACCCCCAAG AGGCTGTCTATTCTATGGCCCACCAGGGACTGGAAAGACCCTGGTAGCTCGGGCACTTGCTAACGAATGCAGCCAAGGCGACAGGAGAATTTCCTTCTTCATGAGGAAAGGTGCTGACTGCCTGAGTGAATGGGTGGGAGAATCTGAGTGCCAGCTCCGTTTATTATTTGAGCAG GCCTACAAGATGCGGccttcaattattttctttgatgagATAGATGGTCTTGCCCCTGTGCGGTCCAGTCGCCAGGATCAAATTCATAG TTCTCTTGTCACAACGCTTCTGGCGCTTATGGATGGCttagagagcagaggagagattgTGGTCATTGGAGCCACCAACAGACTCGACTCCCTAGACCCTGCTTTGCGGAGGCCGGGTCGTTTTGACAGAGAGTTCCTTTTCGCCTTGCCCAATAAAGAG GCTCGAAAAGAGATTCTCAAGATTCACACGAGAGCCTGGAGCCCTAAGCCGCTGGATGCATTTCTTGAGGAGCTGGCTGAAAAATGTGTTG GATACTGTGGAGCCGACATTCAGTCTCTCTGTGCTGAAGCTGCCCTCTGTGCTTTGCGCCGACACTACCCACGGATATACACGAGTCGACAGAAGCTGCAGATAGACATCGCTGCCATTGAAGTAGCAGCAAGAGATTTTGCGGAGGCTCTGCGGAAGATTGCACCAGCTTCGCAGAGGGCTGTGGCTTCGCCCGCGCAACCGCTGTCAGCCGTTTGTAAGCCACTGCTTCAGAGGACTCTGGAGAGACTCCTAAAAGCGTTACAGAGAGTGTTTCCCCAGGCAGCGCTTGCACTAAAGAAGGACCAGCAGCCAG ACGGTGCAAATCCTATCTTAGGAAACGGCTGCATGTATAGTCATGAGGTGTCACCTTCAggttttgcagaggagctgtttCATCAAACGGCCAGTCCTCAGAAGGAAACGTTCCTTCACTTGAACAG AGATGCTTACTGCCAGCCCACGTGTTACAGGCCAAGGTTCTTAATAGCTGGAGAGCCCGGATGCGGGCAAAGTTCTCACCTGGCTCCTGCAGTAATACACGCGCTGGAGGAGTTTGCAGCTTACACGCTGGACCTGCCGGCTCTCTTTGTTAGTAGCACGTCGCCTGAAGAAAGATGTGCACAG TTGATCCGagaagcccagaggacagcgCCAAGCATCCTTTATGTGCCTCGTATCCACGTATGGTGGGAGGCTGCTGGCGTCACACTGAGAGCTACGTTTACAACGTTATTGGAGAACATTCCAGCATATGCTCCAGTTTTGTTGCTTGCAACGTCAGATGTATGTCACGCAGAGCTCGCCCAAGAG GTCcgagatttattttctgaggcTTATGGAGAAGTTTTCCATGTCCAGTTGCCGGACgaggaagaaggcagaaagtTCTTTGAGGACTTGCTTTTAAATCAAGCTGCTCAACCTGCTGCCTccaaaaggaaagcag CTTGTCAGGAACACGGCGTACAGCCTGCAGCATCTCCACCGGAGCCTCGactgccagcagaggagcaaATGAAACAGTTTGAGGAGCAAGCAGAGGAGACATTGCCAGCAGGGCCTCTACCTTCCCATACACCCTTCCCAAGTG CTGTATCAAGCAGAAAACGCAGAAGCAACGCATCACCGTCAGTCAGCgtagcagagaagaggaggagattcCCATCCAGCGAGGAGAATGAGACTCACGTCTGTTTAAGG caactgctgagtgctgctgctgggataATAAAGAAGTTCAGCATCTTTCACCGGGAAAAACTACATGTTATGCTCAGCCAGTGTATTTACCGGCATCGACAAGACGATGACAAGACTCAGTTAATAGAG gaaatgaagaaggaaattggAACGTTCCTTGGTGCCAACTAG